A segment of the Malaclemys terrapin pileata isolate rMalTer1 chromosome 1, rMalTer1.hap1, whole genome shotgun sequence genome:
attaagggtatagaatggattccatgtgaggagagactaaaaagacttggaccgttcagcttagaaaagggacaactaaggggggatataacagaggtctataaaatcatgaggggtgtggaaaaagtgaatagagaaatgttatttaccttttcacacaatgcaaaaaCCAGGGCAGCAGATTTAATACAAAAAAGAGAATGTATTTTTTTATGGAACACAGAGCTaaactatggaactcattgctaggggatgttgtgatggaaAAGGATTGAAAAAGACTCAGATAAGTTGATgtggggataggtccatcaatggctattagccagcctggtcagggatgcaagccCATGCTGCTGGTGTCCCAAAAACTCTAACCACCAGAAGCCGGGATGGGaagatggggatggatcacttaatgattgccctgttctgctcactcccctgaagcacctggcatttgtcactgtcggaagacaagacactgggctagatggaccatttatCTGACCCAGTATatgccgtttttatgttcttgtgAGACATTTCTACTCCAAAGCTCCAGGAATGGAAGGTGGGAATAAAAGCAGAAACAGTTTCCCGCAGCATTTTTGTGGCATTAGCAGACGGTTACACAAGCCTCTAGTCCCCAGGAGGACTCATCACATTATCCTCAGTTGCCAAAGGGTGACTAGCTGAAATTCTAGGGCCTACTTAAACACTGCATCACCGGTTTGCTCTGGGGTAGTGTGTGGGGGTCTGTGCTGCCCGAGCCATGTCCTCATGTGGTGGATCTCCAGGTTCAGGAGGCCCATGATGGCACATCAAAGCCACCCCTGCTCGGGTTCCGGGCTGTGCAGAGGAGGGCCATGCAATCCCTGCACTGTCTCCCTGAGGTGACTTGCTCCTGACTTCCATGCTGGCCCCAAAGTGTGCTCACTTTGCCAATGAGGAAAGTAAGGAGGAAAGAAACTCTCCCAAGGTGACACAGCGGGTTGGAAGAAGAACGAAAACTAGGGCCCCTGTCTCCCAGTGTGCAGCACAATGCACTTCCCATGGGTGTATGGCATGCTGCTTTCCTTTGCCATTAAAAGTCCAGCTCAGATGCAGCTTGTCACAGAAGAGATGCACACACCGTGCTCTCTCACAGGGTGATTTTACTTTAgttctttcttgttttgctgTTTCCCTTCATCTTAGAACAGAGACTCATTCAGTCCAGCTGCTTTTTGTGGCAGTGCGCAGTGCTCTTGTAGCCATgtgagtcccaggatattagagagacaaactgGGGTAggaaatatctttcattggacccaAATTCTGTTGacgagagagaccagctttcgacCTCATGTAGTGGAACTACATAATAAAAACCTCCCTATAGCTCCAATGAAAACCTGGCATTAATTTCCAACTCCCAGAgcattttctgttccctgatttaGCTCAGGGGGAAGCTTCTCCTGCACCACCGCTGAAACACATTGATCACCTGTTTCAGGATCTTTTTTGTTGTCACGCCATACACGATGGGGTTTAACATGGGGGGAATGAGCACATAGAGATTGGCCAGTGGGTTGAGAATATAAGCTGGGATGATGTGCCCAAATCGGTGtgcaaaaaaggagaaaaaggctGGTGTGTAGAACATCAGTATGACACAGAAATGCGAGCTGCAGGTGTGGAGAGACTTGAGCCGGGCGGCCTTGGATGGGAGCCGGAAGATGGCCCTGAGAATCAGCCCATAAGATACAGCAATGAGCACAGCATCCAAACCAATTACTAAAATAGCCATGGCTACACCATACCAAACGTTGACGGTGATGTCGTCGCAGGCCAGCCGGGCTATGACCATGTAGTCACAATAGAtgtgaggcaggaggttggttCTGCAGAACTTCAGCTGCTTCAGGAGAAAGAGGAGAGGGAAAATGAAACAGAAACTTCTTGTGACAACTGCCAGCCCCATCTTCCCGATCACAGACTTGGTTAGCATGATGGTGTATCTCAGGGGGTCGCAGATGGCAATGTACTGATCAAACGCCATGGCCAGCAGGATGGCCGACTCTGCAATAAAACTGACATGGATGAAGAACATCTGAGTCACGCAGGAAGCAAAAGAAATGTCCCCCGCTCTAAACCAGAATACAGCCAGCATCTTGGGCACTGTAGTGGTAGATAACAGCAGATCAGCAGTGGCCAGCATGGACACGAATAgatacatgggctcatggaggcttcGTTCTGTTAGTATGATGAATAGTAGGAGAGAGTTCCCAAAAAGCGTCACAACATACATCAGACAGAAGGGGATGGCGATCCAGACATGAGAATCCTCTGTACCTGGGATGCCGGTCAGGATGTAAGTTAAAGCGTCAAAAATGGTGTGATTGTCAGCTAGCATCATGTACCATCACTTGGATCTTCTATTCAGTTTCCAGGAActaacagcaaaagaaaaaatcaGTGAGAACTCGAATGTCAGCTAGGACTGGAATGCATTTCTTAAAGTGTCACGAGTTCCCACAtaggtgccacctggaactgcgGTTTCATTGAGCCCTCTGACCCTGCACTCCCTCTCTcattgtgctgctgtgacaagctgcagacctgctccCGATCTCACACTtacaccagcacacacacaggtagggacacacccagctgcagttacatgcaggctctaaCCAGCCGCTGCTTgggaaccaacaatagagaggctgcaGCCAAattaaccaccagcttcccagatTCATACCCCccactggagtataaacccaaaatgttAGTCTTACCCTGCACAGAGAACTGAACAGTGTAAGCTCATAGAATTCGCACCCTCCCTGAATGTGGAAAGGAATATACAACAGCCTTTGCCCCTCGAGCTCTGATTTTCCCATGCACTTCATTCCAACTCACTAGTTTAGATAAATCAAAAACAAGTGTATTACCTACCAAAGAGAAATTGTAAgttattataagggatagcaaacagatcaaagcagattacctggcaaataaacaaaaatgcaacctaagcttaatttaaaatctatcttttcttGTTAATAAGCTTGTTCTGTTATAATCGaaaccagtgagctttgactggagtgcttgtGGGAAATCTCGGCTTGGTTATCCCAAATGTGCATGctcctcttcacattgagtgaGAGGTGACCGGGTATTAAACACacatactggccagatttgaccagggcaggacggcACTGCTCTGGGGTCCCACCTGGAAAGCtagtggttagagagcctgcgtGTAATTGtagctgggtgtgtctctacctgtgtgaatgctggtgacaGTGCAGGCTCGAGGGCTTTGCAGCATGTCAGAGCAGTACAGGGTgagtgggagcccaggctggtgggtcagcgggctcagtggtaccccagttccagatggcaccatggggggaacccatcacaaacAGGATCAAAGCAGCCCTTATAATTGGCTGCTCCTGGATTATACAGTTCGGACATTCACAGCTATGCTGTTTAAAGCCAGCTAATTTCTGCTACCCAGAATTGACTCAGTCATGGGGTCGTTATTGATTTTAACAGAAGTGTTGCCTGAGTGAAGGCCTTGGGATTCGGGGTACAGAATATTACAGGACCTGAGTAGATTTACTCTGAACAGTCACATTAACCACATGACCCAGTCCAGAGCCCACTGAGTTAAACAGCAAGACCCCCAGTGACGTCCGTGGGAGTGGATCAGGGTAACCTGGTGACCTCTTCCTAACACTGAACCTCAGCGCGGTCACAGGAGCGTTATCTCAGTGCCCCGgctcccatcctgcccctgcACTCAGAGTTACACACCCCCATTCTATCCAACCCCAGCTCCAACATTGCACAGGTTTCATGTGTTTCCATTCGCCCCTTCACAGATTCATTCCATGCAAACGACTCACCAGGCTCCggccccagctggggaggaggaatCTCTGCCTGTGACCGGGTCGGGGAGCTGAAGGCGGTGGGGAATCTGCACTGACCGGGGCTGAGGTACAGGGATATTTATACTGCTGCCCTGGGAATCCTGGGGGCACTCAGAGccagcacagagccccagggACCTGCCTCTGAGACTGGCTCTGGTGGTGAAGAGTAGCAGAGAATTAACCCTTTCCTCCTCTCACTTGTTTGATCTGATTATTTCTCCTTTTGTACGTTATTTACAAATGTCCTTGTGACACTGAGGCCCCCGGCAAAGAGTTCCCTCTTCCTTGCAAACAGCTCACatctcaggcctgacaaactcactacactaCACACAAGGCTTATGGAATATTTACCCAGAAAGAGTAGCATGTGAGGTGTGTGCAGAAAGCTCGTAACTTGCCAAGCTTCATAACTATTGCAAAAGGAATGTCTGGGTAATAGTTAAGGATGATGGCCATTCCATGAGGGCGTTGTCACCCCGCCCTGGTTAGCCGGGGATGTAATGCCAGGCTCAGTTCTCCACCCTTGCTCCAGCCAAAGATTATCAATGGAAAAACATTagagacaactgcaaacaatcaacACCTCTTGGAGGTAAATGAGTGAACATCACAACAGATGGGGTTGCCTTGCATATAAACAGAGAGAACATATTGTTTCAGGATAACACAGAGTGGAGTGAGGCCCTCTGTATCCTTTCACTAAGGAGACATCTCGTGGTGCGGggacattttcatgaaaaattggatACTGGTTCTTCTGAATCCAGACAGCTATGCAAGAGACTaaacttggggggtggggaacctaCTTTATTAGCTAGAAAAGGGAACTATTGACCCAAGTTCTCATTTGGTGATTTtatattgtaaccatttgtttccacctCTCTCTCGTTTCTAGTTAACTCTCCTTTCTTCTTAATTAAACAgtcttgttttattataagtgctcacaagCACCGTGTGTAATACAGGAGTGGTGATTTACAGCAAAACTGGTTGTGACATACTAGAGTGATGTTCCCCTGGtattatctggactggtgatcgtCTAGGGctctccaatcctcgactctgggagccaccCTTACCCCtctttgctgtgagaacccccactctaGGTCTGTACAAGCACAGCCTCTAGCACgcaagctgctcccagctacgtgagtgagcacttttgtaCAGGTACTGCTTgcattgtgcaaccgaatgacactagccaatatctgcAGTCCCCGACCCAACCCCAGGAACCTCCCTCTTGCATTATCCAATTATGCACGCTGGACACTGCaaacttatatgagttcatctgtttaacaaaataattgatatgtaccaggatTGCTATCCCAAAGGGAGTccctgacacgcttcaaaccaaacgcactgcttcaggtagaatcaacacacacatttattaactacaaaaacgTCCAACTCGGCTCTCTGGGCTGTTTCTCTGACTGCTGTGGCTGCTCCCAGCATGGGCCTTCTCCCTGGGACGTTTCTCTGACCGCACCGGCTCTGCctggcctggctctgctcccagctcagcccaggatTCTGTTTTCTCCTTAGCTTGGCCCGCTCTGGCCCAGGCATccccagctcacacggaggatggGACCCTCCTGACCTCCTCATTGGCCTTCCTGtgctgtcaatcaggctgactgGGAgtgttggcctctccccattgcccctggggtcTGTCACTCTCAGGGGCCTGGTTTCTCATCGGCCATTCATTTAGGTACTGAGAAAGGGCCAATCAAAAATCCTCACTAAGTTTTACTgaggggccaacagtccccttacattccccTCTGCTAAAATTCTGCCACAGCCATTATATTAACACCAGCACATCTGGGCCCCATATTAACAAGATTAAGCAGCATCACTTTATATAAAAAAGCCATTAACAATCaataaaagaacatttaacatcCAATGTCCACTTCTTTTTACTATACATgacaatattcattaaaacatCACTTAGAACAAATAACCTAATCATCTCTAGGTTTAACAAGCAGTACACCCCTGGTAGTTTTCTGGGACCTTCTTAAACCTGGTGGCTTGTGACCCAATTTTTCTATTCCCCTGTCCCTGGGTAA
Coding sequences within it:
- the LOC128833092 gene encoding olfactory receptor 52B2-like, which codes for MMLADNHTIFDALTYILTGIPGTEDSHVWIAIPFCLMYVVTLFGNSLLLFIILTERSLHEPMYLFVSMLATADLLLSTTTVPKMLAVFWFRAGDISFASCVTQMFFIHVSFIAESAILLAMAFDQYIAICDPLRYTIMLTKSVIGKMGLAVVTRSFCFIFPLLFLLKQLKFCRTNLLPHIYCDYMVIARLACDDITVNVWYGVAMAILVIGLDAVLIAVSYGLILRAIFRLPSKAARLKSLHTCSSHFCVILMFYTPAFFSFFAHRFGHIIPAYILNPLANLYVLIPPMLNPIVYGVTTKKILKQVINVFQRWCRRSFPLS